Proteins co-encoded in one Trueperella abortisuis genomic window:
- a CDS encoding GntR family transcriptional regulator — protein MASTQSVRQRVLDVVRSRIINLVYLPGMPISENDLAAQLGVSRTPVREAILRLAEEHLVDVVPRVGTYVSRVDMTRVRASQFAREAIECASLRQLSLPLSAEQVAQVEENLAAQERAVADGETDTFFLLDEQFHATLMRIAGHGAAWEIISETKVHLDRARIIGFKEVSPISFYYEQHRAIFDSVLAGDVDLATSRMQEHLRLVLADAAKAETFLPEFFKNEGDEAAPRIAALPNLFANLAKPDTPHSP, from the coding sequence ATGGCATCCACACAGAGTGTTCGGCAACGGGTGCTCGACGTCGTTCGTTCGCGCATCATCAACCTTGTCTACCTGCCTGGTATGCCGATCTCGGAAAACGACCTCGCCGCGCAGCTAGGGGTCTCGCGTACGCCGGTCCGGGAAGCGATCCTCCGGCTGGCTGAGGAGCACCTCGTGGACGTCGTCCCGCGCGTGGGCACCTACGTCTCACGTGTGGACATGACGCGCGTGCGCGCCTCGCAGTTTGCGCGCGAGGCGATCGAATGCGCCTCGCTGCGCCAGCTCAGCCTGCCGCTTTCTGCGGAGCAGGTGGCGCAGGTCGAGGAGAACCTGGCCGCCCAGGAGCGCGCGGTTGCCGACGGCGAGACGGATACCTTCTTCCTCCTCGACGAACAGTTCCATGCGACCCTCATGCGGATTGCCGGTCACGGAGCCGCCTGGGAGATCATCAGCGAAACGAAGGTGCACCTCGATCGCGCGCGCATCATCGGCTTTAAAGAAGTCTCCCCAATTAGCTTTTATTACGAGCAACACAGGGCGATCTTCGACTCCGTCCTCGCCGGCGACGTCGATCTTGCGACCTCGCGAATGCAGGAGCACCTCCGACTCGTACTCGCCGACGCGGCCAAGGCGGAAACCTTCCTGCCTGAGTTTTTTAAAAATGAGGGCGACGAAGCCGCACCTCGGATCGCGGCCCTGCCGAATCTTTTCGCGAACTTGGCAAAGCCGGACACCCCGCACTCGCCCTAG